The proteins below come from a single Acidobacteriota bacterium genomic window:
- a CDS encoding glycosyltransferase family 39 protein gives MTSAEAFRAEPLQNDPIHRPGKLFSDWRIAVLTLTTLWLIIYIVGLSTPALLDDADTVHAEAAREMVLRHDWVTLYANGVRYLEKAPLMYWSVATSYTVFGVSEWSTRFPLMLGVLGMILATYGMGRWAFGSEGGFDAGLVMATALGPYLFTRFLIPDVPVGLWLTLTYWLFLKSLEEEKPSRWVCWGLAAVCALNVLTKGLIGLVFPAGAIGLYLLLTGNLKHFLKLRLPSSAVIFFAIAAPWHILAELANPAQGQVRGFLWFYFVNEHFLRFLNKRVPRDYDTVPLLLFWALLIVWLVPWSAFVPQGMLEVPRRWREFRSQMSRRQRANLLFILWALVIVGFFSFSTRQEYYTIPAIPGMALLIGGWLGRERTSAAASAERRAGVRSATALLVVGIVVAAVGFALLWFSKPPTPGTELSDLLKKHPEDYALSFGHFLDLTPQAMGVFRGPLLGVALALLLGTLLNLVFRRRNHAELGNAMLALMMIVVLACVHSAFILFSPILSSKDLAMAIQKQYRPGDVIVVIGKYENASALNFYTGVPLRSLREPAGNMWYGSKFPDAPRVFETPETFKHLWDGPQRVFLWAEEDSPKELRGLAFYELARRGGKIIFTNQPFASM, from the coding sequence ATGACTTCTGCTGAGGCCTTCCGGGCCGAGCCGCTACAAAACGACCCGATTCATCGTCCGGGAAAATTGTTTTCGGATTGGCGCATCGCCGTTCTTACCCTTACAACTCTGTGGTTGATCATTTACATAGTCGGCCTTTCCACGCCCGCTCTGCTCGATGATGCAGACACTGTGCATGCCGAAGCGGCGCGGGAGATGGTGCTGCGGCATGACTGGGTCACGCTGTATGCAAACGGTGTGCGCTACCTGGAAAAAGCGCCACTGATGTATTGGAGTGTCGCCACGAGCTACACGGTATTCGGGGTCAGTGAATGGAGTACGCGCTTCCCATTGATGCTTGGCGTGCTGGGAATGATCCTGGCGACTTACGGGATGGGGCGTTGGGCCTTTGGTTCGGAAGGCGGATTCGATGCCGGACTGGTGATGGCGACTGCGCTTGGTCCGTACCTGTTCACGCGATTTCTGATTCCCGATGTGCCTGTCGGACTCTGGCTCACGCTGACTTACTGGCTGTTTTTGAAATCGCTGGAAGAAGAGAAGCCTTCGCGATGGGTGTGTTGGGGACTGGCGGCCGTGTGTGCGCTCAATGTCCTGACCAAAGGGTTAATCGGCCTGGTGTTTCCGGCGGGTGCGATTGGACTCTATCTGCTGCTGACGGGAAATCTGAAGCACTTTCTCAAGCTGCGTCTGCCGTCGAGCGCGGTGATCTTCTTTGCTATCGCGGCGCCGTGGCACATTTTGGCGGAACTGGCGAATCCTGCGCAAGGACAAGTGCGCGGATTTCTATGGTTCTATTTTGTGAACGAGCATTTCTTACGCTTCCTGAACAAGCGTGTGCCGCGCGACTATGACACCGTTCCGCTCTTATTGTTTTGGGCGCTGTTGATCGTCTGGCTGGTGCCGTGGAGCGCTTTCGTTCCGCAAGGTATGTTGGAAGTTCCGCGACGGTGGCGGGAGTTCCGATCGCAGATGTCGCGTCGCCAGCGTGCGAATCTGCTGTTCATTTTGTGGGCACTGGTGATTGTCGGCTTCTTCAGCTTTTCGACGCGACAGGAGTACTACACGATTCCAGCAATTCCGGGGATGGCGCTGCTGATCGGTGGATGGCTTGGCCGCGAGCGAACTTCTGCGGCGGCGAGCGCGGAACGACGCGCAGGAGTCCGATCCGCGACAGCGTTGCTGGTGGTTGGGATCGTCGTCGCGGCGGTGGGATTTGCCCTGCTCTGGTTTTCGAAACCGCCCACACCGGGAACGGAATTGTCGGACCTGCTGAAGAAACATCCTGAAGATTACGCGCTCTCGTTCGGGCACTTTCTGGATCTTACGCCGCAAGCGATGGGCGTATTCAGGGGTCCACTGTTAGGCGTCGCGCTCGCGTTGCTGCTGGGCACTCTGTTAAACCTGGTTTTCCGCCGCCGCAATCATGCGGAACTTGGCAACGCGATGCTGGCGTTGATGATGATCGTCGTCCTGGCGTGCGTGCACTCCGCGTTCATACTCTTTTCTCCGATCCTCTCGTCCAAAGATCTGGCGATGGCGATTCAGAAGCAGTACCGGCCCGGTGATGTGATCGTCGTGATTGGGAAGTATGAGAACGCTTCGGCGCTGAACTTCTATACGGGAGTGCCATTGCGCAGCCTGCGTGAACCTGCCGGCAACATGTGGTACGGATCGAAATTTCCAGATGCGCCGCGCGTCTTTGAAACTCCGGAAACGTTCAAGCATTTGTGGGACGGGCCACAGCGCGTGTTTCTGTGGGCCGAGGAAGACAGCCCAAAAGAGCTGCGTGGCCTGGCTTTTTATGAACTCGCTCGCCGCGGAGGCAAGATTATCTTCACTAATCAGCCGTTTGCTTCAATGTGA
- a CDS encoding SDR family oxidoreductase — translation MKVALVTGSAQGIGQRTAEVLAERGFSLALNDLRSPSETLARVKSQGVDAVEVLGDVADESAVARMAELVMNHFGRIDVLVNNAGVSSITPAENITAAEWRRVMDINLLGPFLLCRAFGRIMLRQRSGSIINIASVAGLLGVADRAAYNTSKHGLIGLTRTLAAEWGGRGVRCNAVCPGWVKTPMDDSAQDAGLYADSDITGRVPMARFATPDDIAQAVAFLADPMQSSFVNGHALSVDGGWASDGSWESLRLRHR, via the coding sequence ATGAAAGTAGCCCTCGTTACCGGCTCCGCCCAAGGCATCGGACAACGTACGGCTGAAGTCCTTGCCGAGCGCGGGTTCTCGCTCGCGCTGAATGACTTGCGGTCGCCTTCCGAGACACTCGCCCGCGTAAAGAGTCAGGGCGTTGATGCCGTCGAAGTGCTGGGCGATGTTGCGGACGAATCCGCCGTCGCGCGCATGGCGGAGTTGGTGATGAACCACTTCGGACGCATCGATGTGCTGGTCAACAATGCCGGCGTCAGTTCGATTACGCCGGCGGAAAACATCACGGCCGCGGAATGGCGGCGCGTGATGGACATCAATCTGCTTGGGCCGTTTCTTCTCTGCCGCGCCTTCGGGCGCATCATGTTGCGACAGCGGTCGGGGAGCATCATCAACATCGCGTCGGTGGCAGGATTGCTAGGAGTGGCGGATCGCGCGGCTTACAACACTTCGAAACACGGACTCATCGGACTAACGCGCACGCTCGCAGCGGAGTGGGGTGGACGAGGCGTTCGGTGCAATGCGGTGTGTCCGGGATGGGTGAAGACGCCGATGGATGACTCCGCGCAGGACGCGGGCCTGTATGCGGACAGCGATATCACGGGACGCGTGCCGATGGCGCGTTTCGCGACTCCCGACGACATCGCGCAGGCAGTCGCGTTCCTCGCCGACCCAATGCAGAGCAGTTTCGTCAATGGCCATGCGCTTTCAGTCGATGGCGGATGGGCCTCCGACGGGAGTTGGGAGAGTTTGCGACTGCGCCACCGGTGA
- a CDS encoding peroxidase, protein MTLDKEMVEALERDYMTAPITPQERLMLDYVVKITKDATKVSKEDHAGLRGVGFDDKAILQITLIASWFNYINRVADALGVGRE, encoded by the coding sequence GTGACTTTAGACAAAGAAATGGTGGAGGCGCTGGAGCGCGACTACATGACTGCTCCGATCACGCCGCAGGAACGCCTCATGTTGGACTACGTGGTGAAGATCACGAAGGATGCAACGAAGGTCTCGAAAGAGGATCACGCAGGCTTGCGCGGCGTGGGATTTGACGACAAGGCGATTCTTCAGATCACGCTGATTGCGTCCTGGTTCAACTACATCAATCGGGTCGCGGATGCGCTAGGAGTGGGACGGGAGTGA
- a CDS encoding glycosyltransferase family 4 protein, which translates to MKVAIDIRRMTEFGIGTYIRNVVRTLARLDRESDYFLIGMPAKVDECGPLPPNFHAVPLADLENTVKGGLEFRAIVRRLQCDVVHIPHLFWIPRGLPCPYVVTVHDLLDHMYGARDRSNIRRNLQLQLTRRALRKAARVLAVSQFTRSEVQKTFAIPDERMEVVYNAIDERFLHGHASHADRDLIAERYQVNYPFLLYAGAIRPHKNVVRTIEAFSALKTELEKEQQLPDLKLIIIGDDLSGHPGLRRTVVRSGVQNDVRFLGFVPIEVLRIFYDVAKVFVFPSLYEGFGLPPLEAMAHGTPVVTSNTSSLPEVAGNAALLVNPENVFEIQRALQRALLDPALRTRMKQRGYDQAKRFSWTSSVERILAIYREVAGGKGSGAVAAD; encoded by the coding sequence GTGAAAGTCGCCATCGACATCCGTCGCATGACGGAATTCGGGATTGGCACCTATATCCGCAACGTGGTCCGGACGCTGGCTCGCCTGGATCGCGAGAGCGACTATTTCCTGATTGGCATGCCTGCCAAAGTCGACGAGTGCGGCCCGCTGCCGCCCAATTTCCACGCAGTACCGTTAGCCGATCTGGAAAACACCGTGAAGGGCGGGTTGGAGTTCCGGGCGATTGTGCGGCGGTTGCAGTGCGATGTCGTTCACATCCCGCATCTGTTCTGGATTCCGCGCGGGCTGCCTTGTCCGTACGTGGTGACGGTCCACGATCTGCTGGACCACATGTACGGCGCGCGCGACCGCTCGAATATTCGGCGCAATTTGCAACTGCAACTGACTCGACGGGCGCTTCGGAAGGCGGCGCGGGTTCTTGCCGTCTCGCAGTTCACACGGAGTGAAGTCCAAAAAACTTTTGCCATTCCAGACGAGCGTATGGAAGTGGTGTACAACGCGATCGACGAGCGCTTCCTCCATGGACACGCATCGCACGCGGACCGCGATCTGATCGCCGAGCGATACCAGGTGAATTATCCGTTTCTACTGTATGCGGGTGCGATTCGTCCGCACAAGAATGTGGTGCGAACGATCGAGGCGTTCTCGGCGCTGAAAACCGAGCTGGAAAAAGAACAGCAACTACCGGATCTGAAGCTGATCATCATCGGCGACGATCTTTCCGGACATCCTGGCCTGCGGCGTACAGTGGTCCGGAGCGGCGTACAGAATGATGTGCGATTCCTTGGTTTCGTTCCGATCGAAGTGTTGAGAATTTTTTACGACGTGGCCAAGGTCTTCGTCTTCCCATCGCTCTACGAGGGCTTTGGATTACCCCCGCTCGAAGCGATGGCACACGGAACTCCAGTAGTGACGTCGAACACATCGAGTCTGCCGGAAGTGGCGGGCAATGCGGCGCTGCTGGTGAATCCAGAGAACGTTTTTGAAATTCAACGAGCGCTGCAGAGAGCGCTGCTGGATCCGGCGCTTCGTACGCGTATGAAGCAGCGAGGCTACGATCAGGCCAAACGTTTCTCGTGGACCAGTTCGGTGGAAAGAATTCTTGCCATCTACCGCGAAGTGGCCGGAGGCAAAGGTTCGGGCGCGGTGGCAGCAGACTGA
- a CDS encoding serine hydroxymethyltransferase — protein sequence MYRPLYEVDPEIANAIDNEARRQHEGLELIASENFVSEAVLEAAGSVFTNKYAEGYPGKRYYGGCEFTDVVEELARERAKKLFGAEHANVQPHSGSQANMGAFFSVLQPGDTILGLNLAHGGHLTHGHHLNFSGKTYKVIPYGVTKETETIDYDELERIAEEERPKLIIGGGSAYPRIIDFARMRQIADKIGALYLVDMAHFSGLVAGGAHPSPVPHAHIVTSTTHKTLRGPRAGMILSKQEFGAAIDKNIFPGIQGGPLVHIVAAKAVCFLEAMQPSFKEYARQVVANAKVMAESLATEGFRIVSGGTDTHVMLVDVFAKGMLGSEAEKALGEAGITVNKNAIPFDVNPPMKPSGIRVGTPAMTTRGMKEPEMRQIAHFIAEALHHRTDAGALAKIRAQVLELAEEFPLYAERRAKAEVRA from the coding sequence ATGTACCGCCCGCTGTATGAAGTCGATCCCGAGATCGCCAACGCGATTGATAACGAAGCTCGCCGCCAGCATGAAGGGCTGGAGCTGATTGCTTCCGAGAACTTTGTCAGCGAAGCCGTGCTCGAAGCGGCCGGCTCCGTGTTCACGAACAAATATGCGGAAGGTTATCCCGGCAAACGCTATTACGGCGGCTGCGAATTCACCGACGTGGTGGAAGAACTGGCTCGCGAGCGCGCCAAGAAACTGTTCGGCGCCGAACATGCCAACGTCCAGCCGCATTCGGGGTCGCAGGCAAATATGGGAGCGTTCTTTTCCGTGCTCCAGCCGGGCGATACGATTCTCGGACTCAACCTGGCGCACGGCGGGCATCTCACGCATGGGCATCATCTGAATTTCTCGGGCAAGACTTACAAAGTGATTCCTTACGGCGTCACCAAGGAAACCGAGACCATCGACTACGACGAATTGGAACGGATCGCTGAGGAGGAACGTCCAAAGCTGATTATCGGCGGAGGCAGTGCGTATCCGCGGATTATTGATTTCGCACGCATGCGCCAGATTGCGGACAAGATTGGCGCGCTCTACCTGGTCGATATGGCGCATTTCTCAGGACTGGTGGCAGGCGGCGCGCATCCGTCGCCGGTGCCGCACGCGCACATTGTGACTTCGACGACGCACAAGACATTGCGCGGCCCGCGGGCGGGAATGATTCTCAGCAAGCAAGAGTTTGGCGCGGCTATCGATAAGAATATTTTCCCGGGTATTCAGGGCGGACCACTCGTCCACATTGTCGCCGCGAAAGCCGTGTGCTTCCTCGAAGCGATGCAACCGAGTTTCAAGGAATATGCGCGCCAGGTTGTCGCAAATGCCAAGGTGATGGCGGAGTCGCTGGCTACCGAAGGTTTCCGCATCGTTTCGGGTGGAACGGATACGCACGTCATGCTGGTCGATGTGTTCGCCAAAGGTATGCTGGGCAGCGAAGCGGAAAAGGCACTGGGAGAAGCGGGCATCACGGTGAACAAGAATGCGATTCCGTTCGACGTGAATCCGCCGATGAAGCCGAGCGGCATTCGCGTCGGGACTCCGGCAATGACGACGCGCGGAATGAAAGAGCCGGAGATGCGGCAGATCGCGCACTTTATCGCGGAGGCGCTGCATCATCGGACGGACGCGGGCGCGCTGGCCAAGATCCGGGCTCAAGTGCTGGAACTCGCCGAGGAATTTCCTCTATATGCGGAGCGGCGGGCCAAGGCGGAAGTCAGAGCGTAG